One Echeneis naucrates chromosome 1, fEcheNa1.1, whole genome shotgun sequence DNA segment encodes these proteins:
- the LOC115044731 gene encoding carcinoembryonic antigen-related cell adhesion molecule 6-like, whose translation MLRLTNLTRNDSGIYMFNTFRFQDANLKWKSDLPGVFLVVTGLEVKMTPSAVVTESQRVTLTCSTSCPLPANTTYIWHLNGEPVTPLSNQNKVLVLDPVRLRHAGYYSCAVVTPHNLNSSEKALTVQALGKSVPILNGIKMILLFGCAAILFCLWTR comes from the exons ATGCTGAGACTGACTAACCTGACGAGGAATGACTCTGGAATATACATGTTCAACACATTCAGATTTCAAGATGCTAATCTAAAATGGAAATCTGACCTACCTGGAGTGTTTTTAGTAGTCACAG GCCTGGAGGTGAAAATGACTCCCTCAGCGGTGGtgacagagagccagagagtCACTTTGACCTGCAGTACCAGCTGTCCTCTCCCGGCCAACACAACCTACATTTGGCACCTTAATGGTGAACCTGTGACCCCCCTGAGCAACCAAAACAAAGTCCTGGTTTTGGACCCAGTCAGGCTTCGCCATGCAGGATACTACTCCTGCGCTGTTGTAACTCCCCATAACCTGAACTCATCTGAAAAGGCTCTCACTGTCCAAG CCTTGGGAAAATCAGTGCCCATactgaatggaataaaaatgaTTCTTCTTTTTGGGTGTGCTGCaattcttttctgtctgtggacaaggtag